From Cellulophaga lytica DSM 7489, a single genomic window includes:
- a CDS encoding DUF3806 domain-containing protein encodes MQTTLRDLTEEELSTLELDLDLAYSICKKYEPEFKGEFTVSLLTKVFELWLADNTDIIANEDIADFNSKCATKPTPKMVQFGLGAAYGEVLNEEFATHWKHITDEYGQEICIRHKNPVYTTFPYTIVSKRIDSKETNFFAPIMETMRYNITKN; translated from the coding sequence ATGCAAACTACACTAAGAGATTTAACAGAAGAGGAATTAAGTACTTTAGAGTTAGACTTAGATTTAGCATATTCTATTTGTAAAAAATATGAGCCAGAATTTAAAGGCGAATTTACTGTTAGTTTGTTAACCAAGGTTTTTGAGCTTTGGTTAGCAGACAATACAGATATTATTGCAAATGAAGACATAGCAGATTTTAATTCTAAATGTGCTACTAAACCAACACCAAAAATGGTGCAATTTGGTTTGGGAGCAGCTTACGGTGAAGTATTAAATGAAGAGTTTGCTACGCATTGGAAACATATTACAGATGAGTATGGGCAGGAGATTTGCATTCGTCATAAAAACCCTGTGTATACCACATTTCCTTATACTATTGTTAGCAAAAGAATAGACTCTAAAGAAACAAACTTTTTTGCGCCAATTATGGAAACAATGAGGTATAATATTACTAAAAATTAA
- a CDS encoding DUF4272 domain-containing protein, with protein sequence MKDNFDNKYTDMDNEELEEDMQVRTPKAVAERILGLLAVIGKAHQGEDPNFKAWIATNDIKNYLSFKETEFINSNEPEQNAIINFSWRAEALTSLFWAANLIEEMPALNAQFDVYSIKQLAEIIGNPKEFITTITLRPDEDLTAMETELYNQHWRVRDAQLFGKEMPEELNPSVVYERRYGLSWIIGYGDDWDSVPTDT encoded by the coding sequence ATGAAAGACAATTTTGATAATAAATATACAGATATGGATAACGAAGAGTTAGAAGAGGATATGCAAGTAAGAACACCAAAAGCAGTAGCAGAACGTATTTTAGGTTTACTAGCAGTTATTGGTAAAGCCCACCAAGGAGAAGATCCAAATTTTAAAGCTTGGATTGCTACTAATGATATAAAAAACTATTTGTCTTTTAAGGAAACAGAATTTATAAATTCTAATGAACCAGAACAAAATGCTATTATTAATTTTAGTTGGCGTGCAGAAGCTTTAACATCGTTATTTTGGGCAGCAAATTTAATTGAAGAAATGCCAGCCTTAAATGCACAGTTTGATGTGTACAGTATTAAACAACTCGCAGAAATAATAGGCAATCCAAAAGAATTTATAACAACTATTACATTAAGACCAGATGAAGATTTAACAGCTATGGAAACAGAGTTATACAATCAACATTGGCGCGTAAGAGATGCACAATTATTTGGTAAAGAAATGCCAGAAGAATTAAATCCTAGTGTTGTGTATGAAAGAAGATACGGACTTAGTTGGATAATTGGTTATGGAGATGATTGGGACAGTGTGCCAACAGATACATAA
- a CDS encoding DUF6882 domain-containing protein, with protein sequence MENDNTLDTSKFTNIAKQKPQSFNDLLEAFAGLSFEKQFVFADVIGDNGWQLNMNTASIVFGDVSFPIQVIGSFSFNNNSWMWGWANTQSGIPENLLLQSNKLKEFGEEHGINELVEPHFNSDEGFEHKIGMVACGLFNSKSYYCANYGQGTLVVTIDDEKIPAIDKSQLEKVLTSFPQLISSVVLNHKQAFKNYLIDRDFKLYISDSEIEGLKDGKIVTAKFDELDRLESLKGKL encoded by the coding sequence ATGGAAAACGATAATACTTTAGATACTAGTAAATTTACAAATATAGCTAAGCAAAAACCACAATCGTTTAATGATTTGTTAGAGGCTTTTGCCGGCTTGTCTTTTGAGAAACAATTTGTTTTTGCAGATGTAATAGGAGACAATGGTTGGCAGCTAAATATGAACACTGCAAGTATTGTTTTTGGAGATGTATCTTTTCCAATACAAGTAATAGGTTCTTTCTCATTTAATAATAACTCTTGGATGTGGGGATGGGCAAACACCCAAAGCGGAATTCCAGAAAATTTATTGTTACAGTCTAACAAATTAAAAGAATTTGGAGAGGAGCACGGTATAAATGAGCTAGTAGAGCCACATTTTAACTCAGATGAAGGTTTTGAACACAAAATAGGAATGGTAGCTTGTGGTTTATTTAACTCTAAAAGTTATTACTGCGCTAATTACGGACAAGGAACATTAGTTGTAACTATAGATGATGAAAAAATACCAGCTATAGATAAAAGTCAGTTAGAGAAAGTACTAACTTCTTTTCCGCAATTAATTAGTTCTGTTGTACTAAACCACAAACAAGCTTTTAAAAATTACTTAATAGATCGTGATTTTAAACTTTATATTTCAGATAGTGAAATAGAAGGACTAAAAGACGGTAAAATAGTAACTGCTAAGTTTGATGAATTAGATAGGTTAGAATCTTTAAAGGGAAAACTCTAA
- a CDS encoding tetratricopeptide repeat-containing sensor histidine kinase: MKYCFFVNRLVYSVLLLILFSCTNTENNQIDFDETLKITDSLSQFNYEKSINILDSLQSNLKGLTPQQYALILFKKGEIYYVNDLFLEAINTHKKAKDLFINLNDNYNTTRSLITLSAANLRFNNLEKAQEFALEALKNASSLKDKRLLAKANNLLFQLHFTLKDYPKALEYIKKADNIFTNQNDTTSVIAIKSNIAGIYLKQKEYNKALLAYQEALELGKNIKSPQTIVKLLNNIGYTYIETEQYASAAKFLQAAISVNKNISVINGAPYKGLGFTYFLNNDFVTAKAYYKKAIEIFEQNKDTPQQIQILDKLITIAIRTNKPEEALAYQEKRDALQIKQHTKETERLLHFSTVKYKAKEKEAELLFLKQISAKNRLLYGSLVAALLLLLVLLGAYLYITKLKAANKASELEQSLLRMQMNPHFIFNTLAAIQNITLEKDPVKSSNYIAKFAKLIRQNFDYVRKEEISLEREINMISNYIETQQLRFDYAFKYILNVAENCDVKSLKVPPMLLQPFLENAIEYGLKEKKDGGILELNITKENTKLCFVIKDNGVGRSHQSKTKKSKELHATDVFKERLKLRKKGEEKSFKIQDLYSENNEAIGTKIIFKINIV; encoded by the coding sequence ATGAAATATTGCTTTTTTGTTAATAGGTTGGTTTATAGTGTTTTATTGCTTATTTTATTTAGTTGTACCAACACAGAAAACAACCAAATAGATTTTGATGAAACTCTTAAAATTACAGACAGTCTCTCACAGTTTAATTATGAAAAATCTATTAATATTTTAGACAGCTTACAAAGCAACCTAAAAGGACTTACACCGCAGCAATACGCTTTAATTTTATTTAAAAAAGGAGAAATTTATTATGTAAACGATTTGTTTTTAGAGGCTATTAATACACATAAAAAAGCAAAAGATTTATTTATAAATTTAAATGATAATTACAATACAACCAGAAGTTTAATAACGTTAAGTGCCGCAAATTTACGCTTTAATAATTTAGAAAAAGCACAAGAATTTGCTTTGGAAGCATTAAAAAATGCTAGTTCATTAAAAGATAAAAGGCTACTTGCTAAGGCAAATAACTTACTGTTTCAGTTACACTTTACATTAAAAGATTATCCTAAGGCTTTAGAGTATATAAAAAAGGCCGATAATATTTTTACAAACCAAAACGATACCACTTCTGTAATTGCTATAAAGTCTAATATTGCTGGTATTTATTTAAAACAAAAAGAGTACAACAAAGCATTACTAGCTTACCAGGAGGCTTTAGAACTTGGTAAAAACATAAAATCTCCGCAAACTATTGTAAAATTGCTTAACAATATAGGTTACACTTATATAGAAACAGAACAATATGCTTCTGCAGCTAAATTTTTACAGGCAGCAATTAGCGTAAATAAAAATATTAGCGTAATTAATGGAGCTCCGTATAAGGGACTTGGTTTTACCTATTTTTTAAATAACGATTTTGTTACAGCTAAAGCATATTATAAAAAGGCAATAGAAATTTTTGAACAGAATAAAGATACGCCTCAACAAATACAAATTTTAGATAAACTTATAACTATTGCAATACGCACTAATAAGCCAGAGGAAGCTTTGGCGTATCAAGAAAAAAGGGATGCTTTACAAATAAAACAGCATACTAAAGAAACAGAACGCTTACTGCACTTTTCTACTGTAAAATATAAGGCAAAAGAAAAAGAAGCAGAACTTTTGTTTTTAAAACAAATTAGCGCTAAAAACAGGTTGCTTTATGGTAGTTTGGTTGCTGCTTTGTTATTACTTTTAGTGCTATTGGGTGCTTATTTATACATTACCAAGCTTAAAGCGGCCAATAAGGCATCAGAACTAGAGCAGAGCTTGTTAAGAATGCAAATGAATCCACATTTTATTTTTAATACACTAGCTGCAATACAAAATATTACTCTAGAAAAAGACCCTGTAAAATCATCAAATTATATTGCCAAATTTGCTAAGCTTATACGCCAAAATTTTGATTATGTACGTAAAGAAGAAATTAGTTTGGAACGAGAAATTAATATGATATCTAACTACATAGAAACACAACAATTACGTTTTGATTATGCTTTTAAATACATTTTAAATGTAGCCGAAAATTGTGATGTTAAAAGCTTAAAAGTACCGCCAATGCTATTACAACCCTTTTTAGAAAATGCTATAGAATACGGGTTAAAAGAGAAAAAAGATGGTGGTATTTTAGAACTAAATATAACCAAAGAAAATACTAAACTTTGTTTTGTGATAAAAGATAATGGCGTGGGAAGATCACATCAATCTAAAACAAAAAAAAGTAAAGAGTTACACGCAACAGATGTTTTTAAAGAACGATTAAAATTGCGTAAAAAAGGAGAAGAAAAAAGTTTTAAGATACAAGATTTGTATAGCGAAAATAATGAAGCTATAGGAACCAAAATTATATTTAAAATTAATATTGTATGA
- a CDS encoding DUF1287 domain-containing protein: MYKKNLALVLFLSCYFGFSQASSNKTNLVKAALELTKDKVTYDPSYFSIDYPNGDVPSNKGVCTDVVIRAYRKIGVDLQKNVHLDMKANFNKYPKLWGLKTTDRNIDHRRVPNLMTYFKRKGEEKLISKKAEDYVAGDIVCWNLGGAITHIGIVVDKKSKDGKRNLIVHNIGGGQVLQDCLFSFKIIGHYRYKI; encoded by the coding sequence ATGTATAAAAAAAACCTAGCCTTAGTACTCTTTTTAAGTTGCTACTTTGGCTTTTCACAAGCAAGTAGCAATAAAACTAATTTAGTTAAAGCTGCTTTAGAGTTAACAAAAGATAAGGTTACTTATGATCCTAGTTACTTTTCTATAGATTACCCCAATGGTGATGTGCCAAGTAATAAAGGTGTTTGTACAGATGTTGTTATTCGCGCATATCGCAAAATAGGTGTAGATCTTCAAAAAAATGTGCATTTAGATATGAAAGCTAACTTTAATAAATACCCCAAATTGTGGGGTTTAAAAACAACAGACAGAAACATAGACCATCGTAGAGTGCCCAATTTAATGACTTATTTTAAACGAAAAGGAGAAGAAAAATTAATATCTAAAAAAGCAGAAGATTATGTTGCTGGTGACATTGTTTGTTGGAATTTAGGAGGAGCAATTACACATATTGGGATTGTGGTAGATAAAAAATCTAAAGATGGTAAAAGAAACTTAATTGTACATAATATAGGAGGCGGACAAGTTTTGCAAGATTGCCTATTTTCTTTTAAAATTATTGGTCATTATAGGTATAAAATATAA
- a CDS encoding DUF3592 domain-containing protein: MAIIASTIFLVIGLLLILGFLYILFRNGRIKRNGILTNAKVVSISFEKGSENEEGFSGIIKVPVYSFEYFKNEKIKSCRIKGRSNSKVKIGDITPVYYHPKNPSKDYFLPKKDFFVKYMYLLIGFIFFSIGISKGYNFYSNYFNVLGIPDVTKENFLKVILLVFIGFVLWSLLINIVNTFIYNKKNKGIKINSQKFYKKAV; encoded by the coding sequence ATGGCTATAATTGCAAGTACAATTTTTTTGGTAATTGGGTTGCTGTTAATTTTAGGTTTTCTGTACATCTTATTTAGAAACGGAAGAATTAAAAGAAACGGTATATTAACTAATGCAAAAGTTGTATCTATATCTTTTGAGAAAGGTTCAGAGAATGAAGAAGGATTCTCTGGTATTATAAAGGTTCCTGTTTATAGTTTTGAGTATTTTAAAAACGAAAAAATAAAAAGTTGTAGAATTAAAGGAAGAAGCAATTCTAAAGTAAAAATAGGAGATATCACACCTGTTTACTATCACCCTAAAAACCCATCTAAAGATTACTTTTTACCCAAAAAAGATTTTTTTGTTAAGTATATGTATTTACTTATTGGCTTTATATTTTTTAGTATAGGAATTTCTAAAGGGTATAATTTTTATAGTAATTATTTTAATGTATTAGGAATACCTGATGTTACTAAGGAAAACTTTTTAAAAGTTATTTTATTGGTCTTTATAGGCTTTGTTTTATGGTCTTTGCTTATTAATATTGTCAATACATTTATCTACAATAAAAAAAATAAAGGCATTAAAATTAATTCGCAAAAATTTTATAAAAAAGCAGTTTAA
- a CDS encoding DUF4272 domain-containing protein, producing MICTVYTHKVGVDKIVEVLKKSISNVSVNTTENSSIIVAETKGGLFGKDSKLLINYRERLQPDYQIHATEDCPLNENLKGLYGYINSLPTNNDKVKGLFLAKVQTLNAEFSIQQEGSIKNLKEIILELAQELDAVLFVQPDTPISKSNGQHFLDKNLDLIIDGERNCEIEDLVVNIDTKYYDKPMHNVTEDQKLRKEQNDAFIASKNIKVNKNLPFVESEESVEIRSAKEIAERVTILAITNFVAFNSMSGADALTYINEHNLLSLVTPAEMDFLQDPTEDKKSQETWKCECIWVLFWALNKVNNIGFPNTLADLNNIPSEEYPVGKNKNPWDFINGQATVRSTTEILNANDLYYRLDWACVDARINGVQIEEVHPGVVYERHYALNWLINYNNAQWDNVTCDT from the coding sequence ATGATTTGTACCGTATACACGCATAAAGTTGGTGTAGATAAAATTGTAGAAGTGTTAAAAAAAAGCATTTCTAATGTAAGTGTAAATACTACAGAAAATTCTAGTATAATAGTAGCAGAAACCAAAGGTGGTTTGTTTGGTAAAGACAGTAAATTACTTATTAATTACAGAGAACGTTTACAACCAGATTATCAAATTCACGCAACAGAAGATTGCCCCTTAAACGAGAATTTAAAAGGTTTATATGGTTATATAAACTCTTTACCTACTAATAATGACAAAGTAAAAGGGTTGTTTTTAGCCAAAGTACAAACCTTAAATGCAGAGTTTTCTATTCAGCAAGAGGGTAGTATTAAAAACTTAAAAGAAATAATTTTAGAGTTAGCACAAGAGTTAGACGCGGTACTTTTTGTACAGCCAGATACACCAATATCTAAATCTAATGGTCAGCATTTTTTAGATAAAAATTTAGATTTAATTATAGACGGTGAACGTAATTGTGAAATAGAAGATCTGGTAGTGAATATAGACACTAAGTATTATGATAAACCAATGCATAATGTTACAGAGGATCAAAAATTAAGAAAAGAACAAAATGATGCTTTTATAGCATCAAAAAATATAAAAGTAAATAAGAATTTACCATTTGTAGAGAGTGAAGAAAGTGTAGAAATTCGTTCAGCAAAAGAAATAGCAGAACGTGTAACTATATTGGCTATTACAAACTTTGTTGCATTCAATTCTATGTCTGGGGCAGATGCTTTGACATATATTAATGAACACAATTTATTAAGTTTGGTTACTCCAGCAGAAATGGATTTTTTACAAGACCCTACTGAAGACAAAAAAAGTCAAGAAACTTGGAAATGTGAGTGTATTTGGGTGCTTTTTTGGGCTTTAAACAAGGTAAATAACATAGGTTTTCCTAATACTTTAGCAGACCTAAATAATATACCATCAGAGGAGTACCCGGTTGGTAAAAATAAAAATCCTTGGGACTTTATAAACGGTCAAGCAACAGTTAGGAGTACTACAGAAATACTTAATGCAAACGATTTATATTACCGTTTAGATTGGGCTTGTGTAGACGCAAGAATTAATGGTGTACAAATAGAAGAAGTACACCCTGGAGTAGTGTATGAGCGTCATTATGCGTTAAACTGGCTTATAAATTACAATAACGCGCAGTGGGATAATGTTACGTGTGACACTTAA
- a CDS encoding LytR/AlgR family response regulator transcription factor, whose protein sequence is MIQVVIIEDEFNAQNTLSKLLEYTQKDIEIIAKIDSVDKAIQFLKTHTPDLVFMDIELIGGNAFSILDALKNISFKIIFTTAYDDFAIQAIRVDAVDYLLKPIDSDELTACVDRFRVAYKQDKKLKNLEKKVEAFEAKEEQKNLLIKTTQEQHILPLNDIIRCQSDGSYTIFYTADKKIMSARNLKYYENILSDQIFVRVHQSHLVNINYIESIILSNILLKDGEKIPLASRKKSYLKQFLANL, encoded by the coding sequence ATGATACAAGTTGTTATAATAGAGGACGAGTTTAATGCCCAAAACACCTTGTCTAAATTACTAGAATACACACAAAAAGACATAGAAATTATAGCAAAAATAGACTCTGTTGATAAAGCCATACAATTTTTAAAAACGCATACACCAGATTTAGTTTTTATGGACATAGAGCTAATTGGTGGTAATGCATTTTCTATACTAGATGCTTTAAAAAATATTTCTTTTAAAATAATTTTTACAACTGCTTATGATGATTTTGCCATACAAGCAATACGTGTAGATGCTGTAGACTATTTGCTTAAACCTATAGATTCTGATGAGCTTACAGCTTGTGTAGATAGGTTTAGAGTTGCATATAAGCAAGATAAAAAATTAAAAAACTTAGAAAAAAAAGTTGAAGCTTTTGAGGCCAAAGAAGAGCAAAAAAACTTACTTATTAAAACAACTCAAGAGCAGCATATTTTGCCTTTAAATGATATAATTAGGTGCCAGTCAGACGGTAGTTATACCATTTTTTATACTGCAGATAAAAAAATAATGAGTGCACGTAATTTAAAATATTATGAGAACATTTTAAGTGATCAAATTTTTGTTAGGGTACACCAGTCGCACCTAGTAAACATTAATTATATAGAGTCTATAATATTAAGTAATATATTACTAAAAGACGGAGAGAAAATACCATTGGCATCAAGAAAAAAAAGTTATTTAAAACAGTTTTTAGCCAATTTATAA
- a CDS encoding PLP-dependent transferase, translated as MQDNKTLNYIKDVVANMPTDWLNLTTHRLDIYNEELAKVQFLNELEALYVANNSTTAALSELHTAYDYIRLGHPLSCVLEWGIAKLQGLDTQNVISFDSNTVPVLSILRKNLFDKKDTNIYYKSSLPSNFNEEVIKSVYGYNFNLKKISSTDEIEATNGSTVFIEEQKTIGAVTLNSNIDFYINLHGKLGSILVVNTTDNATDNATAYVKDIQHVRRRETIAMTPANSLLALNSLTTEAEYTYNEEDVKADKASVLASIKDITRASTKPLVASSGLSIQYAILMGLINDALENYKGKAIKIVVPPNCYGGTNDQARRVAACLPNVAIVDLPVDGDNDMVQSIHTVLDAIATEDAVPLIIAEIPTNPRVEVPDLVALKDALSKERKTPSGAMAIDPVFILDQTFCPNVHFLGEDDILASVRTISFASGSKFPSGGKCTAGYCVGNSKAADLMANIEAHLTLCDNEATALQYSILAEQLPSMNQRIADAYTNTRDFVNFIHANLPGAKINFVSQELAAEGFTPSVFSLDLPTKGDTEEERETYKRALNLKLINLMITKIPNESKFCVSYGQLKGCYWTIPATSTQGTTKEGDKDYIVRASLSPNLDLDLHKQVFLEFVASI; from the coding sequence ATGCAAGACAATAAAACACTAAATTATATAAAAGACGTAGTAGCTAATATGCCAACAGATTGGTTAAATTTAACTACACACCGTCTAGATATTTACAATGAAGAATTGGCTAAAGTTCAGTTTTTAAACGAGCTAGAAGCTTTATATGTAGCAAATAACAGCACTACAGCTGCTTTAAGTGAGCTACACACTGCTTATGACTATATTAGGTTAGGTCATCCTTTATCTTGTGTGTTGGAGTGGGGAATAGCAAAATTACAAGGTTTAGATACACAAAATGTTATAAGTTTTGATTCTAATACTGTTCCTGTTTTATCAATATTACGTAAAAATTTATTTGATAAAAAAGACACTAATATCTACTACAAAAGCAGTTTACCTAGTAATTTTAATGAAGAAGTTATAAAAAGTGTTTACGGATACAACTTCAATCTTAAAAAAATAAGTAGTACAGATGAAATTGAAGCTACTAATGGTAGCACTGTTTTTATTGAAGAGCAGAAAACCATTGGTGCAGTTACATTAAATTCTAACATAGATTTTTACATAAACCTACACGGTAAATTGGGTAGCATTTTAGTTGTAAATACTACAGATAACGCTACAGATAACGCTACAGCATACGTAAAAGACATACAGCATGTACGCAGAAGAGAAACCATTGCAATGACACCTGCAAACTCGCTTTTAGCATTAAATTCACTTACTACAGAAGCGGAGTATACATATAATGAAGAAGACGTAAAGGCAGATAAAGCAAGTGTTTTAGCTTCTATAAAAGATATTACACGTGCAAGTACAAAACCATTGGTTGCCTCTAGCGGATTGTCTATTCAGTATGCAATTTTAATGGGCTTAATTAATGATGCATTAGAAAATTATAAAGGAAAAGCTATAAAAATTGTTGTGCCACCAAATTGTTACGGCGGTACAAATGACCAGGCTAGGAGAGTAGCAGCTTGTTTGCCAAATGTAGCTATTGTAGACTTGCCTGTAGATGGTGATAATGATATGGTACAAAGCATACACACTGTTTTAGATGCTATTGCTACAGAGGATGCAGTGCCATTAATTATTGCAGAAATACCAACAAACCCAAGAGTAGAAGTGCCAGATTTAGTAGCACTAAAAGATGCATTAAGTAAGGAACGTAAAACACCGTCTGGGGCAATGGCTATAGATCCTGTTTTTATTTTAGATCAGACATTTTGTCCAAATGTGCACTTTTTAGGCGAAGATGATATATTGGCTTCGGTTAGAACTATTTCTTTTGCTAGTGGCTCTAAATTTCCTAGTGGAGGAAAATGTACAGCTGGTTACTGTGTTGGTAATAGTAAAGCGGCAGATTTAATGGCTAATATTGAAGCACACTTAACACTTTGTGATAACGAAGCAACAGCCTTACAGTACAGCATATTGGCAGAACAATTGCCAAGTATGAACCAAAGGATTGCAGATGCGTATACAAACACACGAGATTTTGTAAACTTTATACACGCTAACTTACCAGGAGCAAAAATTAACTTTGTATCTCAAGAGTTAGCAGCAGAAGGCTTTACACCATCTGTTTTTTCATTAGATCTACCAACAAAAGGAGACACAGAAGAAGAAAGGGAAACGTATAAACGTGCATTAAACTTAAAGTTGATTAATTTAATGATTACCAAAATACCAAACGAGAGTAAGTTTTGTGTGAGTTACGGACAATTAAAAGGGTGTTATTGGACCATACCAGCAACCTCTACACAAGGAACAACCAAAGAAGGTGATAAAGACTATATAGTACGTGCCTCTTTATCTCCTAATTTAGATTTAGATCTACACAAACAAGTGTTTTTAGAGTTTGTAGCATCAATATAA
- a CDS encoding AAA family ATPase encodes MIHLIVGNTGSGKTTYATKLKKETNGVVFSIDKWNNTLFLADKKPEDGLEWFLERINRAEDIILNVVQQLQESNVAAILDLGLSKYSHREKFRKFAEENGFKVKTHFLDISKETRFKRVMQRNTQKGDTFEFEVSKENFDFMETWFEKPSNDEMKNGIVIKE; translated from the coding sequence ATGATACATTTAATTGTTGGTAATACTGGATCTGGTAAAACTACTTATGCAACTAAATTAAAAAAAGAAACAAACGGGGTTGTATTTTCTATAGATAAATGGAACAACACATTGTTTCTTGCAGATAAAAAACCAGAAGATGGTTTAGAGTGGTTTTTAGAACGCATAAATAGGGCAGAGGATATTATTTTAAATGTAGTGCAGCAACTGCAGGAGTCTAATGTTGCTGCAATTTTAGATTTAGGACTCTCTAAATATAGTCATAGGGAGAAGTTTAGAAAATTTGCAGAAGAAAATGGGTTTAAAGTAAAAACTCATTTTTTAGATATTTCTAAAGAAACTAGGTTTAAAAGAGTAATGCAAAGAAACACACAAAAAGGAGATACGTTTGAATTTGAAGTAAGCAAAGAAAATTTTGACTTTATGGAAACTTGGTTTGAGAAGCCAAGCAATGATGAAATGAAAAACGGAATTGTTATTAAAGAATAA
- a CDS encoding SH3 domain-containing protein — translation MKLYYILIFLFVCFTTKAQEYYIINAESGLNVRKSANVSGKKVAKIPYGVLVKKIEDTAIPLTVYDNGTPVMGKWVKIRYDNYLYLVSKEEQQIQKEGYVFDGYLKQYNNPNLKISTKKINELAYTKIVSKLPKVSHTYKKIGDLDSVKTLLKDKVTWKTIFYDEKYLRDDALESITLANGQKLLLNQESNDYGFSKGWSGYYPDLGILMLEGGHSSDMVIHIKTGESNNTVGNPEYLITSPTGKYRLNGYYGGQECVTYSLQKKIDGKYSYLGKVNPDYDICVFHSFTWVSDTQFVYTLILPEDYAEKTPRLTYYSGEIEDKTPITQQTKNFKAIASLIKTRTLPTIDTTNFDNFSKTNFYKKEAVKVLHLQKIYPNYFKEGYNNKSIASYKLEFSKDFYSLVIVTYKGDHEMESTLINYSLNGKLIDYKTISYDEIAEGWARIESKIDKDKLTITDILWTDDKQEEITYFKIASNGKIIQITK, via the coding sequence ATGAAATTATATTATATATTAATTTTCCTTTTTGTATGTTTTACTACTAAAGCGCAAGAGTATTATATTATAAATGCAGAAAGCGGACTAAATGTTAGGAAAAGTGCTAATGTAAGTGGAAAAAAAGTGGCAAAAATACCTTACGGAGTTTTAGTAAAAAAAATTGAAGATACTGCTATACCATTAACAGTTTACGATAATGGCACACCTGTAATGGGCAAATGGGTTAAAATTAGATATGATAATTATTTGTATTTGGTTTCTAAAGAAGAGCAACAAATACAAAAAGAAGGTTATGTTTTTGATGGCTATTTAAAACAATATAATAATCCTAATTTAAAAATTTCTACAAAAAAAATAAACGAATTAGCGTATACTAAAATAGTTTCTAAACTACCTAAAGTTTCACACACCTATAAAAAAATAGGAGATCTTGACTCAGTAAAAACCTTATTAAAAGATAAGGTTACTTGGAAAACGATTTTTTATGATGAAAAATATTTAAGAGATGATGCTCTAGAGAGCATTACATTAGCTAACGGACAAAAACTTTTGTTAAATCAAGAATCTAATGATTATGGTTTTTCTAAAGGGTGGTCTGGTTATTATCCAGATCTAGGTATTTTAATGCTAGAGGGCGGACATTCTTCAGATATGGTAATACATATAAAAACAGGCGAGTCTAATAATACTGTTGGTAACCCAGAGTATTTAATTACTTCTCCTACAGGTAAGTATCGCCTAAACGGTTACTATGGTGGTCAGGAATGCGTTACATATTCTCTTCAAAAAAAAATAGATGGTAAATATAGTTATTTGGGTAAGGTTAACCCAGATTATGATATTTGTGTGTTTCATAGTTTTACTTGGGTTAGTGATACTCAGTTTGTATACACATTAATATTACCTGAAGATTATGCAGAAAAGACCCCTAGACTAACATATTATTCAGGAGAAATAGAGGATAAAACACCAATAACACAGCAAACAAAAAATTTTAAAGCTATAGCTAGTTTAATAAAAACAAGAACATTACCAACTATAGATACTACTAATTTTGACAATTTTAGCAAAACAAATTTCTATAAAAAAGAAGCAGTTAAAGTATTACATTTACAAAAAATATACCCTAATTATTTTAAAGAAGGGTATAACAACAAATCTATTGCATCATACAAACTAGAATTTTCTAAAGATTTTTATTCGCTAGTAATAGTTACTTACAAAGGAGATCATGAAATGGAATCTACTTTAATTAACTACAGTTTAAATGGTAAATTAATAGATTATAAAACAATTTCTTATGACGAAATAGCAGAAGGTTGGGCAAGAATAGAATCTAAAATTGACAAAGACAAACTTACAATTACAGATATTCTTTGGACTGATGACAAACAAGAAGAAATAACGTATTTTAAAATAGCATCAAACGGAAAAATTATTCAAATTACAAAATAA